The nucleotide sequence TGACGGCGTTCCCGCAGGGCTACGACACCCCGGTGGGGGAGCGCGGCTCGACCGTCTCGGGCGGGCAGCGCCAGCGGCTGGCCATCGCGCGCGCCCTGCTGCGCGACGCACCCGTCGTGCTGCTCGACGAGGCCACCACCGGACTCGACCCCCGGTCCGCCCGGGACGTGCTGGACGCCCTCGGGCGCCTGGTCCGCGGCCGCACGTCCCTGGCGGTGACCCACGACGCCGCCCTCGCGCTCGCCGCCGACCGCGTGCTGTGGGTCCAGGACGGGCGCATCCTGCTCGACGGCGCCCCCGAGGAGCTGCTCGCCCGGCCGGACGGCGTGTTCGCCGCGTGGGTCGAGCAGCAGCGGGCGCAGGACCGCCGGGAGGTCCGTTCGTGACGCTGCACCTGCCCGACTCCTGGGAGAGCCTGCCCGCGCTCGCCGCGGTCCTCGACCCCGGCCGGCTCACCGAGCTCTTCGGCCACCAGCTCGGCGGCCCGCTGCGCACCAGCCACCTGCGCTACAAGCCCGGCGTCTCGGTCGTGGCCCGCGTGGACGCCGGGACCACGGGCGCGGTGCACTGGGTCGCCGCCTACGCCCCCGCCGGGGACGGGCGGGACAAGCTCGAGAAGGTCCTGGCCCGCGCCGCGCGGGACGGCCGGCCGGCGCCCGTGCTGGTCGCGGACGTGCCGGGACGCCCCGGTCACCGTCTGGCCGTGGGGACGATCGGCACGGACCCCGAGCTGCGGCGCGCGCTCGCCGTGCTCGGGCCGGACCGGGCCCGGCGGCTCGGGCAGCCGGGGGACCCCGCCCGGCTGCTGCGCTACAACCCCCGCCGCCGCGCGGTCCTCACGGGCGCCGACAGCGGCGGGGCCGGCCGGGTCACGAAGCTCACCGCCGGCCCCGCCCCCGCGGACCCGGTGCTGCTGACCCGGCTCGCCGCCGCCGGGATCCCGGTGCTCGCCCCGGTGCCCGTCCCCGGCCTCCCCGTGTCACCGCACGTGCTGCACTACCCCTGGTTCGGGGACGGCGACCTCGCGGCCCGCGCCGCGGCCCCGGACGGCCCAGGCCCCGGCACCGGACCCGGAGGGCCCGTGCTCGAGGCCGCCGCCGCCGCGGGCACGGCACTGGCGCAGCTGCACGAGCGCGGACCGGCGCTCCTCGGCTCCGCACGGGTCGGCGCCCCCCTGGACGCGGGCCGGAAGCTGCGCTCGCTGGCCGCCGACCTGTCCGCCCTCGACCGGCGGTCGGGCGTCCGCTGCGCCCGGACCGGCCGGGCCGTGGCCGAGGCCCTGGCGGACCGCACCGGGGCCCCCGTGCGGATGCTGCACGGGGACTTCTCCGCGGACCAGGTGCTCGTGCGCGGCGACGGGGGCCCGGGGGCGCCGGAGCTCCGGCTCGCCGACCTCGACCGGATCCGCACCGGCACGGCGGCCGACGACCTCGGCAGCTTCCTCGCCGTGGAGCTCCTCGGCCCGGGCGCCGAACAGCCCCCCGCCGCAGCCGAGGAGCTGTCCCTGACGGGCGCCCTGCTGCGCGGGTACGGGTCCGGGGCGGCGCTGCCGCCGTGGCCCGCGATCCTGGCCTGGGCCGCGTTCCACGTCCTCGCCCGGAGCATGGAGCCCTTCCGCTCGGCCGCCGCCGACTGGCGGGAGCGCACGGACCGGCGGATCGAGCTCGCGCAGCGGCTGGTGGATCAGGCGCAGCGGGCGCCGGTGACCCCCACGCTCGCGCCGGAGCCCGTGCCGTCCGCGCCGGGCGCCCCGCCGTCCGTGCCGCGCGGCGCCGTGCCCGCCGACCGTGTGCCCGCCGGCCCCGTGCCCGCCGGCGGGGATCCGGTGCACGTCGTGGACTCCGGCAGTGGGCACGTCCCGCGGACCCGCCCCGTGCGCGTGCCGGAGACCGTGCCGGACGCCGACGGGCGGCCGCTGCGGGTGCGCCGCGCCTGGCCGGCGGACGGCACCCGGCTCGTGCTCGAGCTCGAGGACGAGCACGGACGCGTCCGCGCGGGCGAGGCGGCCCCCGGCGCGGGGCGGCCGTGGGCCGTCCGCGTCCTGCCCCACGGCGAGGACCCCCGCCTCCCGGGACTCGCCGCGGCGGCCGCGGCCGGCGGCCGGGTGGTCGTGCACCGGCACCGCCGGCGGGCGGTGGTCGGCACCCCGGACCGCTTCGTCAAGTTCCTGGCCCGCGGCCGGGCCGCCCGGGTCGCCGAGCTGTCCGACCGGCTCCACGGGCTGGGCACGGCGGCGGGCTTCGCCGTGCCCGCTGTCCTGGCCCGGGCCGAGGACCGGGTCGAGTTCTCCGTGCTGCCCGGCCGGAGCCTGCACGAGCTGGGGGCCGCGGGACGGAACGACGCCTACCGTGCCGCCTGGGCGGAGTGGGCGCGGTGCTGGCCGGCCCTGGCCACCGCCGCGCCGGGCACGGAGCCGCTGCCCGCGCACACGGCCGAGGACGAGGCCCGCACGCTGGCCCGCTGGGCCGGCCGGCTCGAGGCGTTCCCGGGTCTGCTCGAGGCCCCGCCGGGGGCGGTCGCCGCACGGGCACGGCGGATCGGGGCGGAGCTCTCGGCCCTGCCCGCCGACCGGCGGGGCCGGGTCGTGCTGCACCGGGACCTGCACGACCAGCAGCTGCTCTTCGACGGCGCACGGCTGGGGCTCCTGGACTTCGACACCGCGGCCCTCGGCGAGCCCGAGCTCGACCTCGCGAACCTCTCCGTGCACCTGGAGCTGCGCGCGGCGCAGGGCCTGCTCGACCCCGCGCTCCGGGCGGCGGGACAGGAGGCCGTGACCGCGGTGGCCCGGGTGCTGGGCGCCGACCCCGGCCGTGTCGCCGTGCACGCCGAGGCGACCCGGCTGCGGCTCGCCTGCGTCTACGCGTTCCGCCCGCGGTGGCGCGCTGTGGCGCAGGACCTGCTCGACGGGCTGCGTTCCTGAGAGGGCTCTCATGTTCTCATGCCCCCCTCAACCGGTTCCTGGACACTGGTGGGCATGAGGATCCTCTGGTCGGCAGTCTCCCTCCTGGTCGTCGCGGGCCTGGCGCTCCTGCTGTGGAACGCGGCGAGCGGCACGGACCGCGTGGAGGTCGTGCGCGGCGGTGTCTCCGTGAGCGGCAGCCCCGGTCCGGGACCGTCGGCCGGCACGGCGCCGCCGGCCGGGGACCCGTCGTC is from Kocuria rosea and encodes:
- a CDS encoding phosphotransferase; the protein is MTLHLPDSWESLPALAAVLDPGRLTELFGHQLGGPLRTSHLRYKPGVSVVARVDAGTTGAVHWVAAYAPAGDGRDKLEKVLARAARDGRPAPVLVADVPGRPGHRLAVGTIGTDPELRRALAVLGPDRARRLGQPGDPARLLRYNPRRRAVLTGADSGGAGRVTKLTAGPAPADPVLLTRLAAAGIPVLAPVPVPGLPVSPHVLHYPWFGDGDLAARAAAPDGPGPGTGPGGPVLEAAAAAGTALAQLHERGPALLGSARVGAPLDAGRKLRSLAADLSALDRRSGVRCARTGRAVAEALADRTGAPVRMLHGDFSADQVLVRGDGGPGAPELRLADLDRIRTGTAADDLGSFLAVELLGPGAEQPPAAAEELSLTGALLRGYGSGAALPPWPAILAWAAFHVLARSMEPFRSAAADWRERTDRRIELAQRLVDQAQRAPVTPTLAPEPVPSAPGAPPSVPRGAVPADRVPAGPVPAGGDPVHVVDSGSGHVPRTRPVRVPETVPDADGRPLRVRRAWPADGTRLVLELEDEHGRVRAGEAAPGAGRPWAVRVLPHGEDPRLPGLAAAAAAGGRVVVHRHRRRAVVGTPDRFVKFLARGRAARVAELSDRLHGLGTAAGFAVPAVLARAEDRVEFSVLPGRSLHELGAAGRNDAYRAAWAEWARCWPALATAAPGTEPLPAHTAEDEARTLARWAGRLEAFPGLLEAPPGAVAARARRIGAELSALPADRRGRVVLHRDLHDQQLLFDGARLGLLDFDTAALGEPELDLANLSVHLELRAAQGLLDPALRAAGQEAVTAVARVLGADPGRVAVHAEATRLRLACVYAFRPRWRAVAQDLLDGLRS